The DNA segment AGTTCGTGTAACCAAGTGGCTGTCATGAAAAAAGGTGAACTCAAATATTGGGGTAAACCTTCGGAGTTGTCACAAATAACTGAGGGTAGAGTATGGACCTTCGAAGTGCCTACTGATGCCTTTGAACAGGTAAATAGTAAGTATCAGGTGGTTCATCATATTGGTACTGGTAAAACTGTTCGGGTTAGGGTTTTGGCTTCAGAAAAACCTGTTGCGGATGCAGAACTTGTCAACTCAAGCCTGGAAGACTCGTACCTTTGGTTATTAAGAAATGAAGTGAGTAAATGATAAGGTGCTTTATTTGATTTGTTTTTATGCATTTTCAATGATAAATGACTATGTTAAAATATAACTTTAGAAGAATATTTAGGGCTCGGGGTATTGAAAAGCCACATGCTTACCTTCGTAAAGCAGGCTTTTCGGTGAACTTTGCCACCAAGGTGAAAAACAATAATATTAAACGCCTGGACTTAAAAGAGCTTGAGAAATTATGTTTATTACTGCGCTGTACCCCCAATGATTTTATGGAATGGATGCCGGATCCTAATACTGAGTTGTCTGAAAAACATCCCATGAATGATTTGAAAAAACCTGCAAATGAGGTCGATTTTGTTAAAACATTGAGCGAGGTACCTCTGGGAAAATTGGAAGAGTTGAATCGCCTCTTAAAGGAGCATCTCGGAAAGTAAAGCGAGAATGATTGACTGATGTCAATAAAGATTTTTAGTATTAATTCTTGAATAGTTTTGTGATTCATATAACTGAATACAAAACACTTGATAATTATTTTATGAAGAACATAATCCACATCATTAAATACAACTTAAAAATTATATTCGGCAATCGTTTTGTCTATTTTTTAGGGGCATCACTTATTTTTTACCTTCTTTTTACGGGCATAGCTTTGTTCTCGGGTGATATGATTTCCGTGGAAGATGTTTATTATCAATTGATATTTCCAGGTATATTGTTGATTTTTTTTCCCACTGCTTTTGGTATACAAAATGACGAGGATGCAAGAATTTTAGAAATACTTTTTGGTATACCTAACTATCGTTATAAGGTCTGGTTAGTGCGCCTGTCCATCATATTTGTCATGGTATTTGTTGTAGTAACCATATTGGCTTTTCTTAATAATTACCTATTAGTTGAGTTACCTGTGCTTGAGATGGGTGTGCAACTGATGACTGTGCTTATATTATTTGGTACACTGGGCTTTTTATTTAGTACCATGGTGAAAAATGGTAATGGTACAGCCGTGGTGATGGTTATTGTTGGCCTGGCTCTTTGGTTTTTGCATGGATTCATGGGGGTTTCTAAATGGAATGTTTTTCTAAATCCGTTTCTAACACCTACTAATATTAGTGAGTCAGTGTTTCAGACTATGTTATTTCAAAACAGACTAATAATTGTAGCTGTTTCTGTGGTGTCTGTTCTTTGGGGACTGATTAACTTACAAGGGAGAGAAGGGTTCATTAAATAATGTGTTGTATATACCGTGGGTTAGGATGTAGAACAGAATGCAGATGGTATGTATTTATTATTTGGCCGATGCAAAAGCAGTGATGTGAATCACCGACAATGACTTAGTGCTGTATTTTCTGAAATCGTATCATACAACAGTGATTGTAATGCGCATCTAGCTGATCTTTTGTCGCATTGTTATAAAAAGTATAACAGTTGTCTGAATTTTTCAGAAAACTCCAACCAATTCCAATGGAACCTTGAGAATCCTAACTCATAAATTGATATTTAGCATTGTGCTTTTTTCTTTCGCAATATGTAGCAGACCGTATACTTATTTTGTTTGCCATAATCTTTATGGTAAAATGAAATATCAATTATAATCTTAATGATATTTGTTAGTGAACGTTCATTCTTTTATATATCTTTGCCAACTGAAATAAGTTTGATAAAAAAGATAACATTTTTATTTAATAAGAAATAAAATCTATTGAAAGTATAGTATGATGGCAAAACTTCAGAAAAGTATCGATAAGCAAAGAGCTTTATTAGAAGCAACCTTAAATCTTATCAACAATGGAGGTATTCAAGAAGCTTCTATGGCAAAGATTGCGAAGCTTGCAAGGGTTTCGCCAGCCACTATATATTTATATTTTGAGAACAAAAGAGATTTGGTTAATAAATTATATCTTGAGGTTAAAGGATCGTTTACTGAAAAAGCATTTGAAGGATATGAGGTGAAAAATCCTGTAAAAAAAAGTTTTGAACAAATTTGGTTTAATATGGCAGCATTTAAACTAAGGCATAAAGAAAAAGCGTCTTTTTTATCGCAATGTGACAATATACCTCTGATTGATGAACAAACAAGACAAGAAGGGCTTAAGCATTTACAGCCCCTGTTCGATTTATGGTTACGGGGACAAAAAGAAGGGATTATTAAAAGTTTTTCTCCTCATTTATTGTATGCTTATACCATATATCCAATGGCTTTTCTTATGAATGCGCAATGTAGAGGGACTTTTCAAATAAATAAAAAGGTATTGCAGGAAGCTTTTCAAGCTGCCTGGGATAGTATAAAGGTGTAAACCTTTTTTTTAGCTAATTTTAAGAATGAACATTCATTTATAAATATCCATAGTAATAAGTTAAAATCATATAGAAATGAAAAAAATTTCAATAGTAGTATTAGTCTTTGCTTTATTCTCTTCATGCAATAGTGGTTCAAAAGGTAGTAAAGTTACTGAGCAAGAAGCAAGTACTAAATCAGAAAGTAACACAACAATTAAAAATGTATTGTTTGTATTAACGAGTCACGATGAATTAGGAAATACAGGACATAAAACAGGGTTTTGGATTGAAGAATTCGCGACACCATATTATTTTTTGAAAGACCATGGTGTTAAAATAACCATTGCTTCACCTAAAGGAGGTCAACCGCCCATTGACCCAAGAAGTTCATCTCCTGATTCTCAAACCCCTGCTACGGTAAGATTCAATGAAGATAAGGAAACCCAAGAAATTTTGTCTAAAACCCAAAAATTAGAAACTATAAATCAGGCTGATTATGATGCTGTATTTTATCCTGGAGGTCATGGACCATTATGGGATTTAGCTGAAGACAAAAATTCTATTGAACTTATCCAGGCATTTTATGCAAATAACAAACCGGTAGGTGCAGTTTGTCATGGCCCAGCCATATTTAAAAATACAAAAAATGCAGATGGTACTTTTTTGGTTGAAGGGAAAAAAGTTACCGGATTCTCAAATAGTGAAGAAGATGCCGTTCAATTATCAAACATTGTTCCTTTTTTAGTGGAAGATATGTTAAAGGAAAATGGAGGTGTTTATACCAAAGGTGAGAATTGGACACCTTATGCGGTTGAAGATGGTTTATTAATCACTGGACAAAATCCAGCTTCTTCAGAATTGGTTGCTGAACTACTATTTAAAAGATTGTTTTCTGAGTCTAACTAAAGTTGGCATCCAAAATGATTGTAAAAGTATAATTCTCCAATGGCTAGATGAATTAATCTGAAATAAAAAAATATCAAAGTACAAAATGGATATCAATAGTAAAAACATACTGACGCCTTTTACATTTCCTGTATCTGGAATAGTAATCCCAAACAAAATTGTACTGGCACCTATGACCACTTTTTCAGGTAATGATGATGGTACAACCACCGACGAGGAAGTAGCCTATTATAAAAAACGAAACGAATCAGCGGGTTTACTTATAACTGCATGTGCTTATGTCATAAAACATGGTAAAGCTTTTCATGGTCAGTTTGGAGCCGACAGCGATGAAATGATTCCAAGTCTTAGCCGCATTGCAGAGACATTGAAAGAAAATGGCGGAAAAGCGATTCTCCAACTTCAACATGGTGGCAGAATGTCGCCACCAGAAGAACTTGTTGATGGTCAAGCATTGAGTGCTAGTGCAGTAGCTGCAGAAAGAGAAGGTGCGCAAGTTCCGAAAGAAATGACTGAATATGAGATTGTTGAAACAATCAAAGCGTTTGGACAAGCAACACTTAGGGCTATTAAAGCAGGTTTTGATGGCGTGGAAATTCACGGTGCAAATACATATCTGATTCAGCAATTTTTTTCGCCTCATTCGAACAGGAGAACTGACAAATGGGGGGAGATCTAATTAAAAGAATGACATTTCCTTTGGCAGTGGTTGATTCGGTAAAGAATGCAGCTGCAAGAGCTGCTCGGCCATTTATGGTGGGGTATCGTATTTCACCTGAGGAAATGGAAAATCCAGGAATTAGTATGGATGATACCATGCAATTGGTAAAAGCACTTGCTGCAAAAAGTAAAAGACCTTAAGCCGGAACAAATACAAACAGAGCTTGGTATTGAAAACCAGGATTTATTGAGCATTCCTATTCCATTATGGAATTTGCTTTTGAATAGAACTGGTTGGTTGCCTTTGAAAGGCAAAAATGACTAAGGCATATAATTTGAACGAAATAAAAATATTAGGATATGAATAATTTTGAATTTAAAAACCCAACAAAAATTATTTTTGGAAAAGATGAAATTGCTAAACTAGCAAATGAAATTCCAGACAATGCTAAAGTATTAATGCTTTACGGAGGTGGTAGTATCAAAAAAAATGGAATTTATAAACAAGTTAAAGATGCACTTTCTGTATTTGATATAGTTGAATTTGCTGGTATTCCTTCTAATCCTGAATATGAAATATTGATGGAGGCTTTGGAAATTATTAAAGCACAAAATATTACTTTTTTACTAGCCGTTGGTGGAGGGTCCGTAATTGATGGAACAAAGTTTTTATCTGCTGCCGCAAAATATGAAGGTGAAACACCATGGGATTTGTTAGCGCAACGAAAACCAGTTTTTAATGGCTTGCCCTTTGGAACTGTACTGACTTTGCCAGCAACTGGTTCTGAAATGAATGGTGGTTTTGTGATTACACGTAGAGAAACAAAAGAGAAATTGGCAACTGGTGGACCGGCATTGTTTCCTCAGTTCTCTATTCTCGATCCACAAGTGATAAGTTCTATTCCTCAAAATCAAATTGCAAACGGACTGGCTGATTCATTTACGCACGTTCTGGAGCAATATATGACTTTTCCAAACCAGTCATTGTTACAAGATAGATTTGCCGAAAGTATTTTGCAAACAATTGTGGAAGTAGCTCCTGTAATTATGAATGATGCAACAGATTACGATGCTGCTGCTAATTTTATGTGGAGCTGTACAATGGCATTGAACGGATTGATTGGACAAGGTGTTTCTCAAGATTGGGCCATACACATGATGGGACATGAACTCACCGCTTTGTTTGGTATTGATCATGCGCAAACTTTGGCAATAGTAGCACCAAGTCATTATCGTTATAATATTGAAAGTAAAAAAGAAAAATTGGCTCAATATGCCGAACGCGTTTGGGGTATTACAGAAGGAACTATAGAGGAAAAGAGCAATGCGGGTATTGAAAAAACTGAGGACTTTTTCCACTCTTTAGGTATTAAAACTAAACTTTCAGAATATACTGAAGATTATGAAAATGCCGCCGGAATTATTGAAAATAGATTTATAGAACGTGGCTGGAAAGGCATTGGTGAGCATGGAAAAGTTTCACCTGGCGATGTAGCCAACATTATTAAGATGAGCTATTAATAATTTATAGTATGACTTACATTTCCTCAAGGGGGACACACCTTTGAGGAAATTTTAGCTTTTTCAAATATCTTTCGCATCCCTTATTAATTTGAAAATAGAATCCGAACAAAATTCAATCCTTAAAGTGTAGTTTTCAACATCGGGATTAGCCGGTTTATTGCGTAGCTATAATTCCGTTGTCGATTAAAGTAATATATTTGTGATTTATTTTTTCATTTAAAAAACATTATCGCAAAATGCACTATAAAAGATTAGGGATTGGTATTTTTATTGCAACCCTCGTTGTTTATATTATAGGTTTATTTCCTGAGGTAGGTATTGATTCAGGAAAGTATGCGGCGGTGAGCCGCATTATGTTTGAGAACGGCGACTGGATGACACCTCAAATTCATGGTCATCCTTATTTGCATAAACCCCATTTAATGTTTTGGTTAAGCAGCCTTTCCTTTCACCTATGGGGCTTATCCTTGTTTGCGTTTAAGTTACCCTCCTTATTGTTTTCCATAGTTAGTGTTGTTGCACTTTACAGAATGACAAAACTATATTATGGTACTAAAACAGCATGGTTGGCTGTATTGATGTATGCCACATCAGAAATGATGTTTCTGTACCATAACGACTTGCATACAGATGCCTTGTTAACAGCCAATATTGTGATAGGAGTATCTTTTTTGGCTTACTATCTTCATAATAAAAGAGCGGTTAATTTTATTTTAGGTTTTGTATTTATTGGTTTGGCCATGATTACCAAAGGTCCTGTTGGGTTGGCAGTTGCTGTTTTTGCAGTGGGAGGCCACTTACTTATGAAAAAAGATTGGAAAAATGTGTTTAATCCGCTTTGGTTATTGGCTTTTCCAATTTTAGCTTTGGTGCTGTATCCTACCTTAAAAAGCAATTATAACAATTTTGGTTGGGAAGGAATCAAATTCTTTTTTTGGTCTAATAATGTAGGAAGGATACAAGGAGAATTTAATAAAGGTGGTTCTGTTGATGGGGACATGAGTTTTTACCTGCATACCATGATTTATATTTATTTGCCATGGTCTTTTTATACCCTCATTACCATTGTAAATCAAATGAAAGGCCTTTTTATAAAAAAGGGAAATGATCGATTTAAGCGTCCCGAGTACATGAGTTATGCCGTTATTGTTGTTTATACATTGATACTATCGGTGGCCAACCAAAAGGCTCCGCATTACTTATATCCCGTCATACCTTTTTTATCGGTTGTTGTTGCTGATTTTGTTTATAAAGGTGTTGTGGAAGACCGAAATAATCGACTGGGAAAGTGGCTGTTGGGAGCACGAAATGTTATGCTGTTTATTATTGCTGCCGTTTTAGTTTTTATACTCACCTTTGTTTTTAAAACAGATCGATTGATCATTTGGATTCCTGTAGTACTTGCAATGGTGGTA comes from the Saccharicrinis fermentans DSM 9555 = JCM 21142 genome and includes:
- a CDS encoding iron-containing alcohol dehydrogenase, whose translation is MNNFEFKNPTKIIFGKDEIAKLANEIPDNAKVLMLYGGGSIKKNGIYKQVKDALSVFDIVEFAGIPSNPEYEILMEALEIIKAQNITFLLAVGGGSVIDGTKFLSAAAKYEGETPWDLLAQRKPVFNGLPFGTVLTLPATGSEMNGGFVITRRETKEKLATGGPALFPQFSILDPQVISSIPQNQIANGLADSFTHVLEQYMTFPNQSLLQDRFAESILQTIVEVAPVIMNDATDYDAAANFMWSCTMALNGLIGQGVSQDWAIHMMGHELTALFGIDHAQTLAIVAPSHYRYNIESKKEKLAQYAERVWGITEGTIEEKSNAGIEKTEDFFHSLGIKTKLSEYTEDYENAAGIIENRFIERGWKGIGEHGKVSPGDVANIIKMSY
- a CDS encoding type 1 glutamine amidotransferase domain-containing protein translates to MKKISIVVLVFALFSSCNSGSKGSKVTEQEASTKSESNTTIKNVLFVLTSHDELGNTGHKTGFWIEEFATPYYFLKDHGVKITIASPKGGQPPIDPRSSSPDSQTPATVRFNEDKETQEILSKTQKLETINQADYDAVFYPGGHGPLWDLAEDKNSIELIQAFYANNKPVGAVCHGPAIFKNTKNADGTFLVEGKKVTGFSNSEEDAVQLSNIVPFLVEDMLKENGGVYTKGENWTPYAVEDGLLITGQNPASSELVAELLFKRLFSESN
- a CDS encoding ArnT family glycosyltransferase — its product is MHYKRLGIGIFIATLVVYIIGLFPEVGIDSGKYAAVSRIMFENGDWMTPQIHGHPYLHKPHLMFWLSSLSFHLWGLSLFAFKLPSLLFSIVSVVALYRMTKLYYGTKTAWLAVLMYATSEMMFLYHNDLHTDALLTANIVIGVSFLAYYLHNKRAVNFILGFVFIGLAMITKGPVGLAVAVFAVGGHLLMKKDWKNVFNPLWLLAFPILALVLYPTLKSNYNNFGWEGIKFFFWSNNVGRIQGEFNKGGSVDGDMSFYLHTMIYIYLPWSFYTLITIVNQMKGLFIKKGNDRFKRPEYMSYAVIVVYTLILSVANQKAPHYLYPVIPFLSVVVADFVYKGVVEDRNNRLGKWLLGARNVMLFIIAAVLVFILTFVFKTDRLIIWIPVVLAMVVTFYFVLPKHELYKKIIVPLAIASIALNFVLNAHFLPTAFQYHGGIRASDAYSELANENEDLYTYKFRQFETYFYPSKISSWYKEKEDFEKVMNNNHYWVVTDEKGIQEIKEMVGDRISYEKIFPHRLISRMSWDFLNPATREKSLKKVYLLKVD
- a CDS encoding TetR/AcrR family transcriptional regulator — encoded protein: MMAKLQKSIDKQRALLEATLNLINNGGIQEASMAKIAKLARVSPATIYLYFENKRDLVNKLYLEVKGSFTEKAFEGYEVKNPVKKSFEQIWFNMAAFKLRHKEKASFLSQCDNIPLIDEQTRQEGLKHLQPLFDLWLRGQKEGIIKSFSPHLLYAYTIYPMAFLMNAQCRGTFQINKKVLQEAFQAAWDSIKV
- a CDS encoding helix-turn-helix domain-containing protein; translation: MLKYNFRRIFRARGIEKPHAYLRKAGFSVNFATKVKNNNIKRLDLKELEKLCLLLRCTPNDFMEWMPDPNTELSEKHPMNDLKKPANEVDFVKTLSEVPLGKLEELNRLLKEHLGK